Within Claveliimonas bilis, the genomic segment GAAAAGGATCTGCACATATTTTTAATTTTCTCATATTGCCTTCTCCTTTTCATTTCTAATTTTAATGGCAGATGCGGTATCACATCTGCCATTTTATACAGCCAATCAACAGCTGCAGTGCCCAAAGCCAGTGGGGGCTTATGAGCTTTGGGCGCTGCATATACCCTGCTATTTCCCTAACTTTTTCGCTAACTCTGCCAGTTCAGGTTCAATAAATTTGCCATCTTCCAGAATCTTCTTGTCATCCAGATAAATTGTACAGTTCAGACAGATTCCGTCGATATGGCTCTTTGCTTCACGGGGAGCTCCTCCGGAATAGCAGGATCCCTGATGTCCGAATCCCCATTCTGTACTGCCCCATACACGTTCGTCCTCTGTCGTGCATCCTTCCAGTTTTGCATTTGGATTTACTCCGTAACATACATGTGCAGCTATGTACATATTCGGATCGTCCAGTTTCTTATAATAAGCGCGGAGAATATCTGCCTGCTCACCGCCTTTGATTTCCTGGATCCTTCCCTCTTTTACGATATAGGATACCGGCTCTGTAAGGTGGCCAAGCTCTGCATCGCCTCCTCCGGAAATTGTTCCGTCAAATGCGATCACTCCTTCGATCGTCTCTTCCTTCGGAGCCCATCCGATCTGTCCGATGAGGAAATGTCCTCCTGCAAAACTGTAATCGCATTCATTTCCGATCGGGCGGTTCGGATCATTTTCAAACGTTACATCCGTGCCTGCCGCATTGGTAATCCTCATACGTTTTGTCGCTCTTGTCATTTCAGTTAATCTGTTCTGGAATGCCTGCTGTGCCTCAAGATCCACTTCTCCGATACAACGTACAATTCTCTCAATGCTAAGTCCGCCAAGCATAACCTGTCTTGTTCTTCCATTATTTACTGCCTTATCCCATATTGGAGAATACAGAAGCCACTGATCATTCATTTCTACCCAGACATCTGTCTTATCCACACAGGCAATCAAAGGATCCGGAAGATAAGGCATTGTCAATGCGCCATATCCCTTCGGGGTGGAATGCCAGGCAACCATTGTTTTTGCTCCCAGCACTTCAGCAGCCTTTGCCATTTCTTCTACTACCCGGAAATCCGGTTTGGAATCTGCTGTAATCAGTACGCTTTCCCCTTTCTTTACCTGAATCAGATCATGCATCAATTTGTAACATGCATTTGCCAGTTCCAGTTCCATATAACTTGCCATAGTATTGTCCTCCTTATATATAAAATTTTATTTTTTACATTTTGCTTTTATTTTTAATTTCCAATACTATTCTCTAATCTCTTCTTCTTCGATCTCTTCCCCTATGATTCCCTGTCCGCTCTTACTGAATATTTTCATAAGGATCAGGTAAGCCACTACACTGACTACAAGAGAGTTGATAGAAGCAATTCCTGCATTTACGGTAAATCCGACTATCATACCTATGATCATTCCTGCAAAAGCCCAAATATTTACTTTGCAGTACTTTGTTCCCGGCCCATACTCATAATGGCGATGCCGGATCAGATAGTAATCACATATGATAACTCCGGCAACAGGCGGAAGCGCTACTCCCAGGACATTCAGCCATGTTGAAAAGTAATCTGCCAGCCCCAGGGTACCGGTAAGTGTTGCCAGAAGACCTGTCACAATAACAATCTTCTTCTTTGGGAATGGCAGACAGTTGGATAATCCAAGACTTGCTGTATAAAGGTTATTGTCATTTGTCGTCCACTGTGCCAGGATCAGAATCAGAAGAGCTGCTACGCCAAGTCCCATTGCCAGGAACGCAACCGGGAGATCACTTTCTCCTGTTGTCGCTGTAATCAGATATCCTGACATAATAATAAATGTATTGGCAATCAGATATCCGAAAATAGTACCGCCCCAGGAGGCTTTCCAGTCTTTGGCATAACGGGTAATATCCGACTGTGCCGCTGCTCCTCCTGCAAAGGATCCTACAATAGTAACAATTGCCGTTCCTATCGTCATTGGTTCTGTAGGAACCACATTCTGTACAGCTGCCCAGCCGCCTGCTCCTTTGATCGCCAATCCGACACCGACTACAGAAAGAATGAAAATCAATGGAACAGCTATATAACTTAAAATATTTAATCCTTTATATCCGAAATAAGCGGTCAGCATCATCAAAATACCGCCCCAGGCTGCTGCTACATATTGAGATGTAATGAATCCTCCTTCCGGGAAAAGAGCTGACATTGTAGATCCAAAGAACCCTACCTGCACAGCATACCATCCTGCCATAACAACTGCTAATAAGATACCGATCACTTTGGATCCTTCTCTTCCGAAACTGTGGCGGGCCAGAATAGAAGATGACACTCCTTCTCTTGCACCTGCTGCCCCGATCAATCCTCCATAAACACTCAAAATAATATTTCCTACTAAAGTCGCAATGATCGCATCCCGGAAATTCATCCCAAATGCAATGGCTGAACCGGTATATAATCCGGACATACAGATACAAAATCCGGCACAGACAAACGCCACACTCCAAAAGCCTTTCTGTTCGGCTTCCGGCACTCGCTGCGTCGCATTATCATTTGACGAATGTACTGTTTTCTTTTCTGATACGTT encodes:
- a CDS encoding cytosine permease, producing the protein MGSVNNVSEKKTVHSSNDNATQRVPEAEQKGFWSVAFVCAGFCICMSGLYTGSAIAFGMNFRDAIIATLVGNIILSVYGGLIGAAGAREGVSSSILARHSFGREGSKVIGILLAVVMAGWYAVQVGFFGSTMSALFPEGGFITSQYVAAAWGGILMMLTAYFGYKGLNILSYIAVPLIFILSVVGVGLAIKGAGGWAAVQNVVPTEPMTIGTAIVTIVGSFAGGAAAQSDITRYAKDWKASWGGTIFGYLIANTFIIMSGYLITATTGESDLPVAFLAMGLGVAALLILILAQWTTNDNNLYTASLGLSNCLPFPKKKIVIVTGLLATLTGTLGLADYFSTWLNVLGVALPPVAGVIICDYYLIRHRHYEYGPGTKYCKVNIWAFAGMIIGMIVGFTVNAGIASINSLVVSVVAYLILMKIFSKSGQGIIGEEIEEEEIRE
- a CDS encoding leucyl aminopeptidase, with the protein product MASYMELELANACYKLMHDLIQVKKGESVLITADSKPDFRVVEEMAKAAEVLGAKTMVAWHSTPKGYGALTMPYLPDPLIACVDKTDVWVEMNDQWLLYSPIWDKAVNNGRTRQVMLGGLSIERIVRCIGEVDLEAQQAFQNRLTEMTRATKRMRITNAAGTDVTFENDPNRPIGNECDYSFAGGHFLIGQIGWAPKEETIEGVIAFDGTISGGGDAELGHLTEPVSYIVKEGRIQEIKGGEQADILRAYYKKLDDPNMYIAAHVCYGVNPNAKLEGCTTEDERVWGSTEWGFGHQGSCYSGGAPREAKSHIDGICLNCTIYLDDKKILEDGKFIEPELAELAKKLGK